In a single window of the Notamacropus eugenii isolate mMacEug1 chromosome 4, mMacEug1.pri_v2, whole genome shotgun sequence genome:
- the LOC140502822 gene encoding uncharacterized protein: MIFSKYNDCGKSFSYNSDLIDYHSLNTEKKPLECGKAFQWRTQLTQHQKIHTKEKHYECDECGKAFYKRTQLTQHWRIHTGEKPYECTECGKTFRQSAHLTRHQRIHTGEKPYECSECGRAFNHSSSLASHQRIHTGEKPYECNECGRAFNHSASLAAHQRIHTGEKPYECNECGKAFRQSTELTRHQKVHTGEIYVCNECGKAFHQNSQLICHQRIHTGEKPYECNECGKTFNYNSSLAAHQRIHTGEKPHACRECGKAFCKRTHLIQHERIHTGEKPYECHECGMCFRQSAQLSRHQKIHTGEKPFECSECGRCFRLSAGLTRHQRLHN; this comes from the coding sequence ATGATATTTTCTAAGTATAACGATTGTGGGAAATCCTTCAGTTATAATTCAGACCTTATTGACTATCATAGTCTAAATACTGAAAAGAAACCTTtggaatgtgggaaagccttccaATGGAGAACTCAGCTGACTcagcatcagaaaattcatactaaagaaaaacattatgaatgtgatgaatgtggaaaggccttctaCAAGAGGACACAGCTTACTCAACATtggagaattcatactggagagaaaccttatgaatgtaccGAATGTGGAAAGACCTTTCGGCAGAGTGCCCATCTTACTCGCCATcaaagaattcacactggagagaagccttatgaatgtagtgaatgtggaagGGCCTTCAATCACAGCTCATCCCTTGCTtcccatcagagaattcacactggtgagaaaccttatgagtgtaatgaatgtgggaggGCCTTCAACCACAGTGCATCTCTTGCTGCCCATCAGAGAatacatactggagagaaaccttatgaatgtaatgaatgtggcaaGGCTTTCCGCCAGAGCACAGAACTCACTCGACATCAGAAAGTTCATACAGGAGAGATATATGTATGTAacgaatgtggaaaggccttccaCCAGAACTCACAGCTTATTTGccaccagagaattcatactggagagaaaccttatgaatgtaatgaatgtgggaagaccttcAACTACAACTCATCCCTTGCTgcccatcagagaattcatactggagagaaacctcatgCGTGTcgtgaatgtggaaaggccttttGCAAGAGGACACATCTTATTCAGCatgagagaattcatactggagagaaaccttatgaatgtcatGAATGTGGAATGTGCTTCCGCCAGAGTGCCCAGCTTAGTCgccatcagaaaattcatactggagagaaaccttttgaatgtagtgaatgtgggagaTGTTTCCGCTTGAGTGCTGGTCTAACCAGGCATCAGAGGCTGCATAATTGA